In one Bacteroidales bacterium genomic region, the following are encoded:
- the queG gene encoding tRNA epoxyqueuosine(34) reductase QueG: protein MVDLKNASALIKQQALSLGFFACGIAIADFLKDHEPRLKKWLHDERHGEMAYMANHFNKRLNPSKLMDGARSVIVVLQNYYPEEPLPADADYLISRYAYGTDYHFVIKEKLRKLQEFIQQNISAHASRVFTDSAPVLERAWAVKAGLGWIGKNSMLITPRNGSYFFIGEIITDLELAYDKPSGGDYCGDCTRCIDACPTQAIGNDRMIDSRRCISYLTIEKKGELPVAFKGQYKQWIFGCDICQEVCPWNRFSVPHNEHAFKLVDNVREWEAKDWENLDKDGFNKTFRKSPLKRPKFEGIKRNIEFLKGK from the coding sequence ATTGTGGACTTGAAAAATGCTTCAGCACTCATTAAACAACAAGCCCTCAGTCTTGGGTTTTTTGCCTGTGGTATTGCCATAGCCGATTTCTTGAAAGATCATGAGCCGCGTCTGAAAAAATGGCTCCATGACGAAAGGCATGGAGAAATGGCTTACATGGCCAATCATTTCAACAAACGCCTCAATCCTTCAAAATTGATGGATGGAGCCCGCTCAGTAATTGTTGTGTTGCAAAACTATTATCCCGAGGAGCCATTGCCCGCTGATGCCGATTATCTGATATCAAGATATGCGTACGGAACTGATTATCATTTTGTGATCAAAGAAAAGCTGAGGAAATTGCAGGAATTTATACAGCAAAATATTTCCGCCCATGCTTCAAGGGTTTTTACTGATTCTGCACCAGTGCTGGAACGCGCCTGGGCAGTAAAAGCCGGCCTGGGTTGGATCGGAAAAAACTCAATGCTGATCACCCCGCGAAATGGTTCTTATTTTTTTATCGGTGAAATCATCACTGACCTCGAACTGGCTTACGACAAACCTTCCGGAGGTGATTATTGCGGCGACTGCACCCGTTGCATTGATGCATGCCCTACACAGGCCATCGGCAATGACCGCATGATTGATTCCCGGCGTTGTATCTCTTACCTGACTATTGAGAAAAAAGGCGAATTGCCTGTAGCGTTCAAAGGCCAATACAAACAATGGATATTTGGTTGTGATATTTGCCAGGAAGTTTGTCCCTGGAATCGTTTTTCAGTTCCGCATAATGAACATGCTTTTAAACTTGTAGACAATGTAAGGGAATGGGAAGCAAAGGACTGGGAAAACCTCGATAAGGATGGCTTTAATAAAACTTTTAGGAAATCGCCGCTGAAGCGACCCAAATTTGAAGGGATAAAAAGAAATATTGAATTTTTGAAAGGCAAGTAG
- the ruvB gene encoding Holliday junction branch migration DNA helicase RuvB, whose amino-acid sequence MPRTHNLDPTADHLSKSEREMEKVLRPSDFGNFFGQLGVVENLKIFVKAAKQRGEALDHVLLHGPPGLGKTTLSHIIANELGVNLKLTSGPVLDKPGDLAGLLTNLEENDVLFIDEIHRLSPVIEEYLYSAMEDYRIDIMIESGPNARSVQISLSPFTLIGATTRSGLLTSPLRSRFGITSRLSYYDAQVLEQIITRSAAILKVAITKEAAVEIAGRSRGTPRIANLLLRRVRDFAQIKGNGSIDIAITQYALHALNVDKFGLDEMDNKILTTIIEKFKGGPVGLSTIATAVGEDSGTIEEVYEPFLIMEGFLMRTPRGREVTPRAYQHLGKPQQKQPGLFE is encoded by the coding sequence ATGCCCCGAACCCATAACCTGGATCCAACAGCAGATCACCTCAGTAAAAGTGAGCGTGAAATGGAAAAAGTTCTTCGTCCTTCTGATTTCGGGAATTTTTTCGGGCAGCTTGGGGTTGTTGAGAATCTTAAAATTTTTGTAAAGGCGGCCAAACAACGTGGAGAAGCGCTGGATCACGTATTGCTGCATGGTCCTCCGGGTCTCGGGAAAACAACGCTTTCGCATATTATTGCCAATGAGCTAGGTGTGAACCTGAAGTTGACGTCTGGTCCGGTTTTGGACAAGCCAGGCGATCTGGCTGGCCTGCTCACCAACCTCGAAGAAAATGACGTGCTTTTTATAGATGAAATTCATCGCCTGAGCCCGGTAATTGAAGAATACCTTTACTCAGCCATGGAGGATTACCGGATTGACATCATGATTGAATCAGGGCCAAATGCCCGCAGCGTTCAGATATCATTAAGCCCGTTCACATTGATTGGCGCCACTACCCGTTCGGGTTTGCTCACTTCGCCATTACGTTCGAGGTTTGGGATCACCTCAAGGTTATCATATTACGATGCACAGGTTCTTGAACAGATCATTACACGCTCAGCAGCGATATTAAAAGTTGCCATCACAAAAGAGGCTGCCGTTGAAATTGCAGGCCGAAGCCGCGGCACGCCGCGAATTGCGAACCTTCTCCTGCGTAGGGTCAGGGATTTTGCACAAATAAAAGGAAACGGCTCCATTGATATTGCCATCACACAATATGCACTTCATGCACTGAATGTAGACAAGTTTGGCCTCGATGAAATGGATAACAAAATACTTACCACCATCATTGAAAAATTTAAAGGCGGCCCGGTTGGCTTAAGCACTATAGCAACTGCCGTAGGCGAAGACTCAGGCACTATTGAAGAAGTTTATGAGCCTTTTCTAATCATGGAGGGCTTTCTCATGCGAACACCACGGGGCAGGGAAGTAACGCCACGAGCCTACCAGCATTTGGGCAAACCGCAGCAAAAACAGCCCGGATTGTTTGAATAA
- a CDS encoding universal stress protein: MKNILVAIDFSKGSIHALRYSIELAGQLKSNLSLIWVDNETGIGSGLSFDDNEYRNEAIKNFNELISTYGKDFSGEINYKLRRGKVYQEVANMARMTDADLIIAGTHGVTGFEQYWIGSNAYRIVSYAPCPVLTVRFDYDYEHKISNMVLPIDSTPDTRQKVPFACGMAKDLGATMHILGLHSTSLKSLQRKTISNIEEVVKFCEKEKVDFIITEVQSTDVTKAIVAYAKQADADLIAIMTEQHRSASGLLLGPQAQQLVNFSPIPVLSIQPKEIYSLSSR; this comes from the coding sequence ATGAAAAATATTCTTGTTGCCATAGATTTTTCGAAAGGTTCGATACATGCCTTAAGGTATTCCATTGAACTGGCGGGGCAGCTGAAAAGCAACCTTAGCCTTATCTGGGTTGATAATGAAACGGGTATAGGATCGGGCTTGTCATTTGACGACAATGAATACCGCAACGAAGCCATTAAGAATTTCAACGAACTCATTTCAACTTATGGCAAAGATTTTTCGGGTGAAATCAATTATAAGCTTCGCCGTGGAAAAGTTTACCAGGAAGTAGCCAACATGGCCAGGATGACGGATGCCGATCTTATCATTGCCGGAACCCATGGCGTTACAGGATTTGAACAATACTGGATTGGAAGCAACGCTTACCGCATTGTTTCGTATGCGCCTTGCCCGGTACTAACAGTCCGCTTTGATTATGATTACGAGCACAAAATCAGCAATATGGTGCTCCCGATTGATTCAACGCCTGATACCAGGCAGAAAGTTCCATTTGCCTGCGGTATGGCGAAAGACCTTGGCGCAACTATGCACATCCTGGGTTTACATTCTACAAGCCTGAAATCGCTGCAACGAAAAACAATCAGTAATATCGAAGAAGTTGTTAAGTTTTGCGAAAAGGAAAAAGTTGATTTTATCATTACCGAAGTGCAATCCACTGATGTTACCAAAGCCATTGTTGCTTATGCAAAACAAGCTGATGCCGATCTCATTGCGATCATGACCGAGCAACATCGTTCTGCATCTGGTTTGCTACTTGGCCCGCAGGCACAACAGCTTGTAAACTTCTCACCAATTCCTGTTTTGAGCATTCAGCCCAAAGAAATATATTCGCTATCCTCTCGTTAA
- a CDS encoding SPOR domain-containing protein, whose translation MKPFITILLAILSITGFAQYNNMNSNIRVYADPGIDRLAKEYQEIASQIHYLDGYRIQIFFDSGNLSKRNASKAREDFILQFPDVEAYITFREPYYRVRIGDFRTKLEADGFRKRILHQYPHAFTVNDQINSPSIN comes from the coding sequence ATGAAACCATTTATTACAATTCTGCTGGCGATACTTTCAATCACTGGGTTCGCACAATATAACAATATGAATAGCAATATTCGTGTTTATGCTGATCCGGGAATTGACCGCCTTGCGAAAGAATACCAGGAAATTGCAAGCCAGATTCATTATCTGGATGGTTATCGGATTCAAATCTTTTTTGACTCAGGCAATTTATCAAAACGCAATGCTTCAAAAGCGAGGGAAGATTTTATACTTCAATTTCCGGATGTGGAAGCATATATCACTTTCCGTGAGCCTTATTACCGGGTCAGGATCGGAGATTTCAGAACCAAGCTTGAGGCGGATGGTTTTAGAAAACGCATCCTGCATCAATATCCACATGCATTTACAGTGAATGACCAAATCAATTCTCCATCAATAAATTGA
- a CDS encoding universal stress protein: MKNIIVAIDFSDCSINALEHAISIAQKGNFNVLMVWVNNPTTTKILLASDQSGDMKGEVENQFKKLIAKYTKSLSGSSISYTIREGKVYHQVALEAKEKDALLVIAGTHGTSGFEEFWIGSNANKIVSMSPCPVITIRGGIQVSRELTKIVMPIDSTPETRQKVSFTATIASLFNAEVHVLALYTTNISSVQDNIDSYAKQVISFLEGQGIKSRFESQRVDNLARAIIDYSEKIDANLISIMTEQETAASNLWLGPYAQQLVNHSPIPVLSIHPIDLNIVLGY; this comes from the coding sequence ATGAAGAATATTATTGTAGCTATTGACTTCTCAGATTGTTCGATTAATGCATTGGAACATGCAATAAGCATTGCCCAAAAGGGAAACTTTAATGTTTTGATGGTTTGGGTGAATAATCCAACAACAACTAAAATATTGCTTGCATCAGATCAGTCGGGTGATATGAAGGGTGAAGTTGAAAATCAATTCAAAAAACTGATTGCGAAGTATACAAAGTCACTGTCTGGCAGTTCTATCAGCTATACAATCCGTGAGGGCAAGGTTTATCACCAGGTGGCCCTGGAAGCAAAGGAAAAGGATGCCCTGCTTGTAATTGCCGGAACCCACGGCACTTCGGGGTTCGAGGAATTCTGGATTGGCAGCAATGCAAATAAAATTGTGAGCATGTCGCCCTGCCCTGTAATAACGATAAGAGGTGGAATTCAAGTGAGCCGCGAACTGACTAAGATTGTCATGCCAATTGACAGTACCCCCGAAACAAGGCAAAAGGTTTCGTTTACCGCCACGATAGCAAGTCTTTTTAATGCCGAAGTTCATGTGCTTGCACTTTACACTACCAACATAAGCAGTGTACAGGATAATATTGACAGCTATGCAAAGCAGGTAATCTCATTCCTTGAAGGTCAGGGAATTAAATCCCGTTTTGAAAGCCAGCGGGTTGACAATTTAGCCCGGGCAATAATTGACTATTCTGAGAAAATTGATGCTAACCTGATTTCAATCATGACTGAACAGGAAACGGCTGCCTCAAACCTGTGGCTTGGCCCCTATGCCCAGCAACTGGTCAACCACTCTCCAATTCCCGTGCTTAGCATCCATCCAATTGATTTGAATATTGTACTGGGGTATTAG
- the fbaA gene encoding class II fructose-bisphosphate aldolase, giving the protein MSERISSKIAPGVATGDDVKTIYRIAKENQFAIPAVNVVGTNSVNAVLEAAREVNSPVIIQFSNGGGLFYAGKTLANDGQKAAIAGTVSGAMHIHHVAKLYGVPVILHTDHAARKLLTWIDGLMVANEEHFKKNGHPLFSSHMLDLSEDSLHENLETCKLYFARMNKIGVNIEMELGVTGGEEDGVDNTNIDSSKLYTQPKEVAASYEVLNSISDRFTIAAAFGNVHGVYKPGNVKLQPIILKNSQEYIQKTFNTADKPVDFVFHGGSGSSREEIREAISYGVIKMNIDTDTQWAYWEGVKNYYKKNEGYLQGQIGNPEGDDKPNKKYYDPRVWLREGEKTMVARLKTAFEDLNCIDRY; this is encoded by the coding sequence ATGTCAGAACGTATCAGCAGCAAAATAGCTCCCGGTGTAGCAACCGGCGATGATGTGAAAACGATTTACCGAATTGCCAAAGAAAACCAGTTTGCAATTCCGGCAGTAAATGTTGTGGGAACCAACTCAGTAAACGCAGTGCTTGAGGCTGCAAGGGAAGTCAATTCACCCGTGATCATTCAGTTCTCAAACGGCGGCGGACTTTTTTATGCAGGCAAAACCCTGGCAAACGACGGGCAAAAAGCTGCCATCGCAGGAACGGTTTCAGGTGCAATGCACATCCACCATGTAGCAAAGTTGTACGGGGTTCCCGTTATACTTCACACCGATCATGCTGCACGTAAATTATTAACCTGGATTGATGGTCTTATGGTTGCCAATGAAGAACATTTCAAAAAAAACGGCCACCCGCTCTTTAGCTCGCATATGCTTGACCTTTCGGAAGATTCACTACATGAGAACCTCGAAACATGTAAACTTTATTTTGCCCGCATGAATAAGATCGGCGTAAACATTGAAATGGAGCTTGGCGTAACCGGTGGTGAAGAAGATGGAGTGGATAACACCAATATCGACAGTTCAAAGCTGTATACCCAGCCCAAAGAGGTAGCTGCATCTTATGAAGTCTTGAATTCCATCAGCGACAGGTTCACAATTGCCGCAGCATTTGGAAATGTGCATGGAGTTTACAAACCGGGAAATGTTAAGTTGCAACCTATAATCCTAAAAAACTCCCAGGAATACATCCAAAAGACATTCAACACTGCAGATAAACCTGTTGACTTTGTATTTCATGGTGGTTCAGGTTCGAGTCGTGAGGAAATCAGGGAAGCCATCTCCTACGGTGTGATCAAAATGAATATTGATACCGATACCCAATGGGCTTATTGGGAAGGAGTTAAAAACTACTATAAGAAAAATGAAGGCTACCTGCAGGGTCAGATTGGAAATCCTGAAGGCGACGATAAGCCAAATAAAAAATACTATGATCCCCGCGTTTGGCTTCGCGAAGGCGAAAAAACCATGGTTGCCCGCTTAAAAACAGCCTTTGAGGACCTGAACTGTATTGACAGGTATTAG
- a CDS encoding type VI secretion system tube protein Hcp, which yields MKQFSILVLTMLLIVTTINLNAQVGIGTTNPSPNSVLDLTSPDKGLMLPRVNDTTSVSNPSAGLMIYDINAQSPAFHNGASWNALAGTSPMSGTTTESITYSFFGPNSFGPGIFNVLAMSYGGSNFGTINNANMQDVTISKLQDINSVNFFKEMITGSMNGGIEFKMYAPGQTTPYYSVKLSNWKVSSVQQSVASGGEIFESISFTFENIGFKDWINDSGFTFNLVTKVIGPY from the coding sequence ATGAAACAATTTAGTATTTTAGTTTTGACGATGTTACTGATTGTAACAACTATTAATTTGAATGCCCAGGTAGGTATTGGAACCACTAACCCCAGTCCTAATTCTGTGCTGGATCTTACCAGTCCTGACAAGGGTCTCATGCTTCCCAGGGTTAACGATACCACTTCCGTAAGCAACCCTTCTGCCGGGTTAATGATTTATGACATAAACGCCCAATCACCTGCCTTTCATAACGGCGCCAGCTGGAATGCTTTGGCAGGCACAAGTCCAATGTCAGGAACGACTACCGAATCAATTACTTATTCTTTCTTCGGCCCAAATTCATTTGGGCCAGGTATTTTCAATGTGCTCGCTATGTCTTACGGAGGCTCCAATTTTGGCACTATTAACAATGCCAATATGCAGGATGTGACCATTTCCAAGCTTCAGGACATCAATTCTGTGAACTTTTTCAAAGAGATGATTACGGGTTCGATGAATGGGGGTATTGAATTCAAAATGTATGCACCCGGGCAAACTACACCATATTACTCAGTAAAACTCTCCAATTGGAAAGTCTCAAGTGTGCAGCAGTCTGTGGCTAGTGGAGGCGAAATATTTGAAAGCATTAGTTTTACCTTTGAAAACATCGGGTTCAAAGACTGGATAAATGATTCCGGTTTTACATTCAATTTAGTAACAAAAGTCATTGGTCCGTATTGA